DNA from Salinispora arenicola:
TCGCGCCATGTTCCACGGCAGCCGCGATCCCGTCGGCGAACCGCACCGGCCGGCGTACGTGCTCGGCCCAGTAGCGGGGGTCCGCGAGCTCACCGGGCTCCGCCAGCCGGCCGGTCACGTTCGACACCACCGGGATCGCCGGCGGATGCCAGTCCACCTCGGCCAGCTCGCCGGTGAACTCGGCCAGCATCGGCTCCATCCGGTGCGAGTGGAAGGCGTGCGAGACGACCAGCTGCTTCGTCTTGTGCCCGCGTTCCCGCAGCTGGTCCGCCACTGCCAGGACGGCGTCGTGATCGCCGGAGAGCACGACGGAGGACGGGCCGTTGACCGCCGCGAGGGCCACACCCTCGCCGAGGAGACCGCCGACCTCCGCCTCGCTCGCTGCCACCGCGACCATCACCCCGTCCGGCGGCAGCGCCTGCATCAGTCGGCCCCGGGCCGCGACGACCCGCGCCGCGTCGGCCAACGACAGTGCGCCTGCCGAGTAGGCCGCAGTGAGCTCGCCGATCGAGTGGCCGATCACCGCGTCGGGTCGGAAGCCCCACGACGCCACGAGCCGGTACAGCGCGCTCTCTACCGCGAACAGGCCGGCCTGGGTGAACACCGTCTGGTTCAACAGGTCACCGCTGCACGGCAGCCTGTTGAGCACCACGTCCCGCACCGGGTGATCGGTCCACCCGGCCAGGCACGAGTCCAGGTGCGCGCAGGCCTCGTCGAACGCCTGCGCGAACACCGGATACCGGTCGTACAGTGCGCTTCCCATACCGACCCGCTGCGCGCCCTGCCCCGGAAACACCAGGACGGTCCGGCCTGGCCCGGCCGTACCGGTCACCAGCGCCGGTGCGCTCGCACCGCTGGCCAGCGCACCGAGCCCGGCCAGCGCCGCTTCGGTCGAGTCGGCTACCAGCACGGCGCGCTCGTCCAGCAGCGCCCGGTCGGACAGCAGCGCCCCGGCCACCCGCGCCAGCGGCACCTCGGTGGTGTCGAGGAACGATGCCAGCCGGCCGGCCTGCGCCACCAGCGAGGCCGCGCTGCCCGCCGACACCACCAGCGGCACCGACCCGGTCGACCCGTCCGTCGCGGCTGTCAGCTCCTCGGCTACGGGCGACTCCTCGGCTACGGTCGGCTCCTCGAGGATCACGTGCGCGTTGGTTCCGCTTATTCCGAACGCGGACACGCCGGCCCGGCGGGGCCGGCCGGTGCGGGGCCACCGGCGGGCCTCGGTCACCAACTCGACCGCGCCGGCGGACCAGTCCACCTGCGGCGTGGGCACGTCCACGTGCAGTGTGGGCGGCAGCACCTCGTGCCGTAGCGCCTGCACCATCTTGATCACACCGGCCACACCCGCCGCCGCCTGGGTGTGCCCGATGTTGGACTTGATCGAGCCCAGCCACAGCGGCCGGTCCGGCTCGCGGCCCTGACCGTAGGTTGCCAACAGCGCCTGTGCCTCGATCGGGTCACCCAGGGCCGTCCCTGTTCCGTGGGCCTCCACGGCGTCCACATCCGACGGCGTCAGCCCGGCGCCGGACAACGCCCTGCGGATCACCCGTTGCTGCGACGGTCCGTTCGGTGCCGTCAGACCGTTCGACGCCCCGTCCTGGTTCACCGCGCTGCCCCGCAGCACGGCCAGGACCCGGTGCCCGCGCTCGCGCGCCACCGACAGCCGCTCCAGCACCACGACCCCGACACCCTCCGACCAGCCGGTCCCGTCCGCGGCCGCGGCGAACGCCTTGCTCCGCCCGTCGGTGGCCAGCACCCGCTGCCGAGAGAACGCCACGAAGGTGCCGGGTGTCGGCATCACGGTCGCGCCCCCGGCCAGCGCCATCGAGCACTCCCCCAGCCGCAACGCCTGCGCGGCCAGGTGAATCGCCACCAGTGACGACGAACAGGCCGTGTCGATGGTGACCGCCGGCCCCTCGAACCCCAGGGTGTACGACACCCGGCCGGACGCCACGCTCGACGCCGATCCGGTGCCGGCGAAGCCCTCGAGCTCCGGCGTGATCGAGCCGGCCCCGTAGCCCTGGGTGAACACGCCGGAGAACACCCCGACATCGGTGCCGTGCACCGACGTCGGGTCCACGCCGGCGTCCTCCAACGCCTCCCAGGAGGTCTCCAACAGCAGCCGGTGCTGCGGATCCATCACCAACGCCTCGCGCGGTGAGATTCCGAAGAAGCCGGCGTCGAACTGCCCGGCCCCCTGCAGGAAACCACCCTGGCTGGTGTACGAGGTGCCGGGCCGGTCGGGGTCCGGGTCGAACAGGCCGTCCAGGTGCCAGCCTCGGTCCTCCGGGAAGTCGGAGAGGGCATCCACCCCGTCGGCCACCAGCCGCCACAGATCCTCCGGCGAGGACACACCTCCCGGAAACCGGCACGCCATGCCCACGACGGCCAACGGCTCGTCGGCGTGCTGCGAGCCCTGCTGACGCAGGGTGTGCAGCTCGGCGGTGACGCGCTTGAGGTACCGGAGGAGTTTGTCGTCCGTGGCCATCTCGTCTGTCCTCACTAGGGGTGCCGATGGATGGGGATCGTCGAACCGCGGTCAGGTGAGGCCGAGTTCCGCGTCGATGAAGTCAAGGACGTCATCGGCGGACGCCGATTCGAGCTGCTCCGCCACCGAGGCCGTGTCCGCCTGCTCGCCGATTCCGTTGCACCTGGCCACCAGCCCTTGCAGTCGAAGTGTGAGGGCCGTTTTCGTGGATTTGTCGAGGGCGAGGTCGCCGACCAGCGCCTCGAGCTCCTCGATCCGGGTGGTGACCTGGGTAACCACGTCACCATCGGTATCGAACTCGTCACGCAGGTGACGCGCCAGGAGGTACGGGGTCGGGTAGTCGAAAGCCATCGTGGCCGGCAGCTTCAGACCGGTCGCCGCACGCAACCGGTTGCGCAGCTCCAGCGACGTCAACGAGTCGAAACCGGCGTCCTTGAACGCCCCGTCCGCCCGGACGGCCGTCGCGCCGGAGTACCCGAGCACGACCGCGACCTGGCCGCGTACCAGGTCCAGCAGCAGCGACTCCTGCTCCGCCGGAGCCAGTTCGGCGAGCCGCCTCGCCAGCCCACCGCCCCCGTCGACCGCGGCCCGCGACTGCTGCCGTCCTGGCCGCACCAGACCGCGCAGCAGGTGTGGCACCGTGCCGCCGGCACGCACCTCCCGGAGGTCAAGCTTGACCGGTACCAGCAGGGCCTGCTCAGACGCCAGCGCGGCGTCGAACAGGTCCATGCCCTCCACCACTGTCATGGCCCGCACACCGCCGCGGCTCATGCGTGCCTGATCAGCTCCGCCGAGGTGCGCGGTCAGGCCCGTGGTCTGCTCCCACAGCCCCCACGCCAACGACAACCCCGGTAGGCCGTCCGCCCGGCGGTTCGCCATCACCGCGTCGAGGAAGGCGTTCGCCGCCGCGTAGTTGCCCTGCCCGGGGGAGCCGAACACACCCGACCCGGACGAGAACACCACGAACGCGTCGAGGTCCAGGTCACGGGTCAACTCGTCGAGATGCCGCACGGCGTCGACCTTGGGCGCGAACACCCGAGCCAACCGCTCCGGAGTCAGCGCCGCGGTCACACCGTCGTCGAGCACACCCGCCGTGTGTACGACACCGGTTGGACGGTGCACCGCCAGCAGGGCTGACACCTGGTCCCGGTCGGACAGGTCACAGGCGACGACCGACACCTCGGCGCCGAGCTGCGTCAGCTCCGCGACCAGGTCCGCGCTGCCGTCGGCGTCCGGACCCCGCCGGCTGGCCAGCACGAGACGCCGCACACCGTGCCGGATCACGAGGTGCCGGGCCACCACGGCGCCGAGCACGCCCGCGCCGGAGACCAGCACCGCCCCGTGCGGACCGAACCCGGCGCGGGCCTTCCGCGTCTGCTGCGCGTCGGCGTGGGCCAGACGCGGGGCGAACAGTGCGCCTCCGCGGGCCGCCACCTGCGGTTCCGCGCTGGTCAGCACCGATCCCAGCACCTGCTCGACGGGACTGTCGGGCTCGAGATCCAGCAGGGTGATCCGGCCCGGGTTCTCGGCCTGGGCGGAGCGCGTCAGGCCCCACACGGCCGCCCCGGCCGGGTCAGCAGCCGCCTGATCTCCGACGGCCACCGCGGCCCGGGTCACGACCACCAGTCGCGACTCCTCCGACCTGGTCAGCCCGGCCTGCAGCGCGGCCAGCGCGCGCGAGACAGCAGCCAGGACGTCCTGCCCGCCGGCTGCCTCCAGGATCTCGACGTCGGGCCGAGCATCGACCGGCTCCGCCGCCGTCAACCGGGTCCACTCCACCTGGAACAGCGAGTCGTGGATACCCGTCGTCGTCGCGAGCTTCTCGACGGACACCGGCCGGAAGACGACCGAGTCGGCCGTGACCACCAGGCCACCGGTCCCGTCGGCCGCCTCCAGTGAGACGGTGCCGGCCGCACCGGGCACCAGCCGCACCCGCAGCGCCGCGGCGCCGAAGCGGTGCAGCGTCAGCCTCTCCCAGTCGAGCGGCAGCCACGGCTCGCCCTGGTCGTCTCCGGCGCGGCGCAGCATCGGCTGCAGGGCCGCGTCCAGCAATGCGGGATGCACCCCGAAGCTGCCCGCCGTATCCGTGTCGTCCGACAGGACGACCTCGGCGAACACCTCCTCACCGCGCTGCCACAGCGCGCCCAGGGCCTGGAGTGCGGGCCCGTGGGCGTACCCCCGATCGGTCAGATCCGGATAGAAGTCCGCCACCTCGACCGGCCGGGCGCCCGGTGGTGGCCACGCCGTGAAGTCGAAGTCGGAAGCCGGCGGCTGGGCGGCGGTGAGGACACCGGTGGCGTGCCGCGTCCACCCGTGCGCGTCCTCCCGCTGGGCGTACACGTCCACCGTCCGGGTGCCGTTCTCCCCGGGTCCGCTCAGGGCCACCTGGACGCGGACGGCGCCGTGCTCGGGCACCACCAGCGGCGCCTCCGTCGTGAGTTCGTCCAGTACCGGACATCCCACCTCGTCGCCGGCCCGCACCACCAACTCCACAAGTGCGCTGCCGGGCAGGAGCACAACCCCGTCGACGACGTGATCGGCCAGCCAGGGGTGCGATCGTGGCGACAGGCGTGTGGTGAACACCTGGCCGTCGGATCGGGGCAGGGGGACCGCCGCCGTCAACAGCGGGTGGTCCACCGCCGACAGACCCAGCGAGGCCGCATCGGTCGACTCCTCGGT
Protein-coding regions in this window:
- a CDS encoding type I polyketide synthase; amino-acid sequence: MSMAELFVRGVSVDWAAVVPSVGPRVELPTYAFDHQHYWLQTEESTDAASLGLSAVDHPLLTAAVPLPRSDGQVFTTRLSPRSHPWLADHVVDGVVLLPGSALVELVVRAGDEVGCPVLDELTTEAPLVVPEHGAVRVQVALSGPGENGTRTVDVYAQREDAHGWTRHATGVLTAAQPPASDFDFTAWPPPGARPVEVADFYPDLTDRGYAHGPALQALGALWQRGEEVFAEVVLSDDTDTAGSFGVHPALLDAALQPMLRRAGDDQGEPWLPLDWERLTLHRFGAAALRVRLVPGAAGTVSLEAADGTGGLVVTADSVVFRPVSVEKLATTTGIHDSLFQVEWTRLTAAEPVDARPDVEILEAAGGQDVLAAVSRALAALQAGLTRSEESRLVVVTRAAVAVGDQAAADPAGAAVWGLTRSAQAENPGRITLLDLEPDSPVEQVLGSVLTSAEPQVAARGGALFAPRLAHADAQQTRKARAGFGPHGAVLVSGAGVLGAVVARHLVIRHGVRRLVLASRRGPDADGSADLVAELTQLGAEVSVVACDLSDRDQVSALLAVHRPTGVVHTAGVLDDGVTAALTPERLARVFAPKVDAVRHLDELTRDLDLDAFVVFSSGSGVFGSPGQGNYAAANAFLDAVMANRRADGLPGLSLAWGLWEQTTGLTAHLGGADQARMSRGGVRAMTVVEGMDLFDAALASEQALLVPVKLDLREVRAGGTVPHLLRGLVRPGRQQSRAAVDGGGGLARRLAELAPAEQESLLLDLVRGQVAVVLGYSGATAVRADGAFKDAGFDSLTSLELRNRLRAATGLKLPATMAFDYPTPYLLARHLRDEFDTDGDVVTQVTTRIEELEALVGDLALDKSTKTALTLRLQGLVARCNGIGEQADTASVAEQLESASADDVLDFIDAELGLT